A region from the Candidatus Electrothrix scaldis genome encodes:
- a CDS encoding tetratricopeptide repeat protein — protein sequence MTDNTFDNKGGGDQNVAQGDGAIGKQVNNYYGISEERADELKDQLSITDLTLRNFFKILEENQVPRDDLDSKLRDIAAQYKELLARLATVQSEDPEVRRLKDEARQAIEAGKYAEAEDLLNRAEARDVQAIEELEQAARQRRISAAATNVDQAKLQELQWHYEKAAAYWQKAAALLPEEEKKDKAYYLNEAGYDLYRIAEYTKALPLYEQSLALYQEIGDRAGEDCTLNNLATLAYAKGDYAAALTYLEQSLDIFRETGGKAEEGTLLNNISQIYDARGEYDTALKYLEQSLVISKEIGDRAGEAVTSWNIGMIYKDQGDLSKAEQYMARTVEIDEAIGHPDLESDRKELAELRAKLRGR from the coding sequence ATGACGGATAATACATTCGATAACAAAGGTGGCGGTGACCAGAACGTTGCGCAAGGTGACGGGGCTATAGGCAAGCAGGTCAACAACTACTACGGCATCTCCGAGGAACGCGCTGATGAGCTGAAGGATCAGCTCTCCATTACCGACTTGACACTGCGCAACTTCTTCAAGATATTGGAGGAGAACCAAGTTCCCCGTGATGACTTGGACAGCAAGCTGCGGGACATAGCCGCCCAGTACAAGGAACTGCTGGCCCGGCTGGCAACCGTGCAGTCGGAAGACCCGGAGGTGCGGCGGCTGAAGGACGAGGCCCGGCAGGCGATTGAGGCGGGCAAGTACGCTGAGGCCGAGGACCTGCTGAACCGGGCCGAGGCCCGCGATGTGCAGGCCATTGAGGAGCTGGAGCAGGCCGCCCGCCAGCGGCGCATCTCCGCTGCGGCAACCAATGTTGACCAAGCCAAGTTGCAAGAACTCCAGTGGCACTACGAGAAAGCTGCCGCCTACTGGCAGAAGGCCGCCGCCCTGCTGCCGGAGGAGGAGAAAAAGGACAAGGCGTACTATTTGAACGAGGCAGGCTATGACCTGTACCGCATTGCTGAGTACACGAAGGCCCTGCCCCTGTATGAGCAGAGCTTGGCCCTGTACCAAGAGATCGGCGACAGGGCGGGCGAAGACTGCACGCTGAACAACCTTGCCACACTTGCTTATGCTAAGGGCGACTACGCTGCGGCCCTCACGTATCTGGAGCAGAGCTTGGACATCTTCCGGGAGACTGGCGGCAAGGCTGAGGAAGGCACGCTGCTGAACAACATCAGCCAGATTTACGATGCACGGGGCGAGTACGACACGGCCCTCAAGTATCTGGAGCAGAGCCTGGTCATCAGCAAAGAGATCGGCGACAGGGCGGGTGAAGCAGTGACGAGCTGGAACATCGGCATGATCTATAAGGATCAGGGCGACCTTAGCAAGGCGGAGCAGTACATGGCCCGCACCGTGGAGATTGACGAGGCCATCGGCCATCCTGATTTGGAGAGCGACCGCAAGGAATTGGCAGAGCTTCGCGCCAAGCTGCGGGGCCGGTAG
- a CDS encoding HU family DNA-binding protein: MKNSIKLLGGKSMNKLDLVKTLAQSANISKADAERGLVSLLQTMRGAIEDGERINLVGFGSFSVIDRAPRVGRNPKTGEQVKIPSRRSVKFCPGQALKEVFF, encoded by the coding sequence GTGAAGAATAGTATAAAACTGCTGGGGGGGAAAAGCATGAATAAGCTTGATCTTGTAAAAACACTTGCTCAGTCCGCAAATATTAGCAAAGCAGATGCAGAGCGCGGTTTAGTGAGCTTACTGCAAACCATGAGAGGCGCGATTGAAGATGGAGAGCGGATAAACCTTGTTGGATTTGGCAGCTTTTCTGTAATTGATAGAGCGCCACGCGTGGGGCGCAATCCAAAGACCGGTGAACAGGTCAAAATCCCGTCACGACGAAGTGTTAAGTTCTGTCCGGGACAAGCGCTGAAAGAAGTATTTTTCTAG
- a CDS encoding carboxypeptidase M32, with amino-acid sequence MHDILHELKTRLQEINDLGMAASLLNWDQSTYMPPEGAAARARQLATLARLSQEKFVDPAIGKLLDRLEPWAEEQPYDSDDASLIRVVRRDYEEAIKIPTAFMAEFSEHSALSYQAWAKARPENDFASLQPILEKTLDYSRQLADFFPGYEHIADPLIDFADYGMKASDVRVLFGELRQQLSPIVQAITEQEPADDACLRQVFPEAEQLQFSEEVVRQLGYDFQRGRMDKTHHPFMTKFSLGDVRITTRVKEGFLGECLYSVIHEGGHAMYEQGIRRELEGLPLAGGTGTGVHESQSRLWENIVGRSRAFTECFYPRLQALFPDQLKDVPLETYYRAINKVERSLIRTDADEVTYNLHVMLRFDFEMDLLEGKLAIKDLPEAWHARFEEDFGMRASDDRDGVLQDVHWFAGQIGGAFQGYTLGNILSAQFYSQALQAHPEIAEQIRQGQFDTLRSWLTENIYQHGRKYTEPELIERVTGGPVTIEPYIAYLKAKYGELYAL; translated from the coding sequence ATGCACGATATACTCCACGAATTAAAGACCCGCCTGCAAGAGATCAACGACCTGGGCATGGCTGCCAGCCTGCTCAACTGGGACCAATCCACCTACATGCCGCCGGAAGGCGCTGCTGCCCGTGCCCGCCAGCTGGCAACCCTGGCTCGCCTCTCCCAGGAGAAGTTTGTTGACCCGGCCATCGGCAAGCTCCTTGACCGGCTGGAGCCCTGGGCCGAGGAGCAGCCCTATGATTCCGATGATGCCAGCCTGATCCGGGTGGTGCGCCGGGATTATGAGGAGGCGATCAAGATCCCCACCGCCTTTATGGCCGAGTTCTCCGAGCATAGCGCCCTCTCCTATCAGGCCTGGGCCAAGGCCCGGCCAGAGAACGACTTTGCCAGCCTGCAACCCATCCTGGAAAAGACCCTGGACTATAGTCGCCAGCTGGCAGACTTCTTCCCAGGTTATGAGCACATTGCTGATCCCCTGATCGACTTTGCCGACTACGGCATGAAGGCTTCGGATGTCCGTGTGCTCTTTGGCGAGCTACGCCAGCAACTCAGCCCCATTGTTCAGGCCATCACAGAGCAGGAACCTGCGGATGATGCCTGCCTGCGTCAAGTCTTCCCCGAGGCAGAGCAGCTCCAGTTCAGCGAAGAGGTGGTCCGCCAGCTGGGCTATGATTTCCAGCGCGGCCGCATGGATAAGACCCATCATCCCTTTATGACCAAGTTCTCGCTAGGGGATGTGCGCATCACCACCCGGGTGAAAGAGGGGTTTCTCGGTGAATGCCTGTACAGCGTGATCCATGAGGGGGGACATGCCATGTATGAGCAGGGGATTCGCAGGGAGCTGGAGGGCCTCCCCTTAGCTGGTGGCACCGGGACAGGAGTGCATGAGAGCCAGTCCCGCCTCTGGGAGAATATCGTTGGACGGAGTCGCGCCTTTACCGAGTGCTTCTACCCGCGCCTTCAGGCCCTCTTTCCTGACCAACTTAAGGATGTACCTTTGGAGACCTATTATCGGGCCATCAACAAGGTGGAGCGCTCCCTCATCCGCACCGATGCCGATGAGGTGACCTATAACCTGCATGTCATGCTCCGCTTTGACTTTGAGATGGATCTCCTGGAAGGAAAGCTGGCCATCAAGGACCTGCCCGAGGCCTGGCATGCCCGCTTTGAGGAGGACTTCGGCATGCGTGCCTCGGATGACCGCGATGGGGTGTTGCAGGATGTGCATTGGTTTGCCGGACAGATCGGGGGCGCCTTTCAGGGCTACACCCTGGGCAACATACTCAGCGCCCAGTTCTACAGCCAGGCCCTCCAGGCCCACCCTGAGATTGCTGAGCAGATCAGGCAGGGGCAATTCGACACCCTGCGTAGCTGGCTCACAGAGAACATCTACCAGCATGGCCGCAAATACACCGAACCCGAATTGATTGAGCGGGTTACTGGTGGGCCGGTTACTATCGAGCCTTATATTGCCTATCTTAAGGCCAAGTACGGGGAGTTGTATGCACTTTGA
- the lgt gene encoding prolipoprotein diacylglyceryl transferase, with protein sequence MLTFPKIDPILFSLGPFHVRWYGLMYIIGFVACYLLVSYQAKKFKWDRLIEHLDNINIAIIAGVILGGRLGYVLFYNLPYFLQHPLEIFATWQGGMSFHGGALGVLIALAIYSKRKGLNFWKVIDTYTVTAPIGVGFGRLGNFINGELFGRVTDVPWGMVFPYGGPLPRHPSQLYEAFLEGVVIFIILWSLKEKPWQEELDGKKNSLWPHGSMTALAMILYGIFRSLVEFVREPDAHLGTVFLGMTMGQILSVALAGLGIILWRTLQRRKAASSS encoded by the coding sequence ATGCTCACCTTCCCCAAAATCGACCCCATCCTCTTTTCTCTCGGCCCGTTCCATGTCCGCTGGTACGGCCTGATGTACATCATCGGCTTTGTTGCCTGCTACCTCCTGGTAAGTTATCAGGCCAAGAAATTCAAATGGGATCGCCTGATAGAGCATCTGGATAATATCAACATCGCCATCATTGCCGGAGTCATCCTTGGTGGCAGACTGGGCTATGTCCTGTTCTATAACCTTCCCTATTTTCTCCAGCATCCCCTGGAAATTTTTGCTACCTGGCAGGGAGGAATGTCTTTTCATGGTGGAGCGTTGGGTGTGCTGATCGCGCTGGCGATTTACAGCAAAAGGAAGGGCCTCAACTTCTGGAAGGTTATAGATACCTACACAGTCACTGCCCCCATCGGGGTAGGATTCGGGAGACTTGGCAATTTCATTAATGGTGAACTGTTCGGCAGGGTAACCGATGTGCCTTGGGGTATGGTCTTTCCCTATGGCGGCCCCCTCCCCAGGCATCCTTCCCAGCTCTATGAGGCCTTTCTCGAAGGGGTGGTGATTTTTATCATCCTCTGGTCCCTCAAAGAAAAACCCTGGCAAGAAGAGCTGGATGGCAAGAAAAACTCTCTCTGGCCGCATGGCTCCATGACCGCCCTGGCTATGATCCTCTACGGCATTTTTCGCTCCCTGGTCGAGTTTGTCCGCGAGCCTGATGCCCATCTTGGTACGGTCTTTCTTGGTATGACTATGGGACAGATACTGAGCGTGGCTTTGGCCGGTCTGGGGATCATCCTTTGGAGAACTCTACAAAGAAGAAAGGCAGCTAGTTCATCCTGA
- a CDS encoding DUF2062 domain-containing protein — MKLNPRRASRYYYLRFIRLQDSPFSLALGSALGASIAATPTLPLHTLCIVGMTLLFRVNTLAALLISALVSNPLTFVPQYYLAWKIGSILLPGRLDWKQLHGVLLLVRHASFFDGIKIMGNLGVDALLVLLTGGLVLAIPVGIITYLITFRLFTRLQEKRQHKHLLNK; from the coding sequence GTGAAACTGAATCCTCGACGGGCAAGCCGGTACTATTATCTCCGTTTTATCCGCCTGCAAGATTCGCCTTTTTCTCTGGCTCTTGGCTCAGCCCTCGGAGCCTCTATCGCTGCGACTCCTACCCTTCCCCTGCATACTCTCTGCATTGTCGGGATGACCCTGCTCTTTCGTGTTAACACCTTAGCCGCCCTCCTGATAAGCGCCCTGGTGAGCAATCCTCTGACCTTTGTACCGCAATATTATCTGGCCTGGAAGATAGGGAGTATCCTGTTGCCCGGCAGGCTGGATTGGAAGCAACTGCATGGCGTCCTCCTTCTGGTTCGACACGCTTCCTTTTTTGATGGTATAAAAATCATGGGAAACTTGGGTGTTGATGCTCTCCTGGTCCTCTTGACCGGTGGTCTTGTCCTGGCTATCCCCGTGGGCATTATCACCTACCTGATCACATTCCGTCTCTTTACCCGCTTGCAGGAAAAAAGACAGCACAAGCACCTGTTGAACAAATAA
- a CDS encoding exodeoxyribonuclease III: MKKENFSIDSAIAALQQEVVDYDVPVVDLIAAQTKDPLKVLLATILSARTKDEVTAAAAKRLFAKADSLEALALLSVDALEKIIYPVGFFRNKAQYLAALPAVLEQEFQGHVPDTVDELVKLPGVGRKTANLVVAVAFNKPAICVDTHVHRIMNIWGYVETTTPLQTEMALREKLPEKYWITINSLLVAFGQGTCKPRAPHCDRCVIAQDCPQIGVIPRKTTTQTGKKVAMPKFVSWNVNGLRAVLKKGFLDVLHELDADIFAVQEIKALPDQLPDEVKNIPGYRAYWYPAQKKGYSGTAIFSKKKPKDVIYGMGKEEFDQEGRVLTLEFDDFYFITAYFPNSQHGLKRLQYKLDFNKEILHYMERLAKEKSVVLCGDLNVAHREIDLANPQANVKNPGFCPEERAWMDEAVGAGYIDTFRLFHQEPEQYTWWSYRSNARARNIGWRIDYFLVDPASRDRIHSAAIHDDILGSDHCPISIEFT; the protein is encoded by the coding sequence ATGAAGAAAGAAAATTTTTCTATAGATTCAGCCATCGCTGCCTTGCAGCAAGAGGTCGTTGATTACGATGTTCCGGTTGTGGACCTGATCGCTGCTCAGACAAAGGACCCACTCAAGGTTTTACTGGCAACTATTTTGTCTGCGCGAACCAAGGATGAGGTCACTGCTGCTGCGGCAAAACGATTATTTGCCAAGGCTGATTCGCTGGAAGCACTGGCCTTGCTTTCAGTCGATGCGCTGGAAAAGATTATCTATCCTGTGGGGTTCTTTCGCAATAAGGCCCAATATCTTGCCGCGCTGCCCGCTGTTCTGGAGCAAGAGTTTCAGGGGCACGTCCCGGATACGGTTGATGAGCTGGTGAAGCTTCCTGGGGTGGGGCGAAAAACAGCAAATTTGGTTGTTGCCGTGGCCTTTAATAAACCGGCCATCTGTGTGGATACTCATGTTCATCGGATTATGAATATTTGGGGCTATGTCGAGACTACAACCCCCTTGCAGACTGAAATGGCCTTGCGGGAAAAATTACCTGAGAAATACTGGATCACCATCAATTCCTTGCTGGTTGCCTTTGGTCAGGGAACCTGTAAACCACGTGCTCCTCATTGTGATCGCTGTGTTATTGCGCAAGATTGTCCTCAGATTGGGGTTATTCCCCGAAAAACAACCACGCAAACTGGAAAGAAGGTTGCTATGCCCAAATTTGTCTCCTGGAATGTTAATGGGTTACGGGCTGTTTTGAAGAAAGGCTTTCTTGATGTTTTGCATGAGCTTGATGCAGATATTTTTGCTGTGCAGGAAATTAAAGCATTACCAGATCAGCTTCCAGATGAGGTGAAGAATATCCCCGGTTATAGGGCATATTGGTATCCGGCGCAGAAAAAAGGCTATTCCGGAACGGCGATCTTCAGCAAAAAAAAGCCCAAGGATGTCATCTACGGCATGGGAAAGGAGGAGTTTGACCAAGAGGGAAGAGTGCTCACCCTGGAGTTTGATGACTTCTATTTTATCACTGCATACTTTCCAAATTCTCAGCATGGTTTGAAGCGGCTTCAATATAAGCTGGATTTTAACAAGGAAATACTGCATTATATGGAGAGGCTTGCAAAAGAAAAATCTGTGGTACTCTGCGGAGATCTGAATGTCGCCCATAGGGAGATTGACCTTGCCAATCCTCAGGCCAATGTGAAGAACCCTGGCTTCTGCCCGGAAGAAAGAGCCTGGATGGATGAGGCCGTCGGGGCTGGATACATTGATACCTTCCGCTTGTTTCATCAGGAACCAGAGCAATATACCTGGTGGAGCTATCGTTCGAATGCCCGGGCAAGGAATATTGGCTGGCGTATCGACTATTTTCTGGTGGATCCTGCGAGCCGGGATCGGATCCATTCAGCGGCTATTCATGATGATATCCTCGGATCGGATCATTGTCCGATCAGTATTGAATTTACATGA
- a CDS encoding HU family DNA-binding protein: protein MKNSIKLLEGKSMNKLDLVKTLAQSANISKADAERGLVSLLQTMRGAIEDGERINLVGFGSFSVIDRAPRVGRNPKTGEQVRIPSRRSVKFCPGQALKEVFV from the coding sequence GTGAAGAATAGTATAAAACTGCTGGAGGGGAAAAGCATGAATAAGCTTGATCTTGTAAAAACACTTGCTCAGTCCGCAAATATTAGCAAAGCAGATGCAGAGCGCGGTTTAGTGAGCTTACTGCAAACCATGAGAGGCGCGATTGAAGATGGAGAGCGTATTAACTTGGTTGGTTTCGGCAGCTTTTCTGTAATTGATAGAGCGCCACGCGTGGGACGCAATCCAAAGACCGGTGAACAGGTCAGAATCCCGTCACGACGGAGTGTTAAGTTCTGTCCGGGGCAAGCGCTAAAAGAGGTGTTTGTCTAG
- the pal gene encoding peptidoglycan-associated lipoprotein Pal, which translates to MNTFMPRMLLLACMTLPLILSGCGPKEIEPYQATTEESSKPELATATTYPLSYGNLQEEEQGAIEPGAIEEENMGTLVEDLPLPEEEEGDNTPIVETLDAGSGPGEQKLGFGSQAVENKSTAYKKEHGRSSVQLRPVYFNFDQSEIRKDQIVFMEHNADYLKSNVASNVLIEGNCDEQGTNEYNLALGERRAMTAKKYLIKLGVDSARIRTVSYGEERPLFTGSEENDYSYNRRDDFVLE; encoded by the coding sequence ATGAATACTTTCATGCCCCGCATGCTTTTATTAGCTTGTATGACACTCCCTCTTATCCTTTCCGGTTGTGGCCCGAAGGAAATCGAACCGTATCAAGCAACAACAGAGGAAAGCAGCAAGCCTGAACTGGCAACAGCAACCACTTATCCTCTCAGTTATGGAAACCTTCAGGAAGAAGAGCAGGGGGCCATAGAGCCTGGGGCCATAGAAGAAGAAAATATGGGTACCTTGGTAGAAGATCTTCCCTTGCCCGAGGAGGAGGAGGGGGACAATACCCCTATCGTTGAAACCCTTGACGCAGGCAGCGGGCCTGGGGAACAAAAATTAGGTTTTGGAAGCCAGGCGGTTGAGAACAAATCAACCGCATATAAGAAAGAACATGGCCGTTCCTCTGTGCAATTACGCCCTGTGTACTTTAATTTTGATCAATCTGAAATCCGCAAAGATCAGATTGTTTTTATGGAGCATAACGCGGACTATCTGAAAAGCAACGTGGCCAGCAATGTTCTCATTGAGGGGAACTGTGATGAGCAGGGAACCAATGAATATAACTTAGCCCTGGGAGAACGCCGGGCAATGACCGCCAAAAAATACCTGATAAAGCTCGGTGTTGACAGTGCCAGAATCAGAACCGTATCCTATGGCGAGGAGCGTCCGCTGTTTACCGGTTCTGAAGAAAACGATTACTCGTATAATCGTCGGGATGATTTTGTCCTGGAATAA
- the hemH gene encoding ferrochelatase — protein sequence MDKKIGVLLLNMGGPEKQEDVRPFLYNLFSDRQIIRLGPALLQKPIAAMIARKRAPGSMANYQKLGGGSPLTRITAEQAQALEQSLADDGDFIVRSCMRYWHPFADAALQEMVNVGVSQLIALPLYPHYCRATTESSFSDLRRHKEKLSLEVPLREISSWSDEPEYIDALASRVRDGLALFSSKEQEAVQLVYSAHSLPKKFIDQGDPYVEELQRTIAALEEQIGRQGRLCFQSRSGPVEWLEPSTPDMLKQLAEEGQKNILMIPIAFVSDHIETLYEIDMLYKEQAAGLGMRLESTRGLNDDPKFIQALRTLVLRAREAE from the coding sequence ATGGATAAAAAGATAGGCGTACTCTTGTTGAATATGGGAGGGCCGGAAAAACAAGAGGATGTTCGCCCCTTTCTCTATAACCTCTTCTCGGATCGTCAGATTATCCGCCTTGGCCCAGCGTTATTGCAAAAGCCTATCGCTGCCATGATTGCCCGAAAACGTGCCCCGGGGAGTATGGCGAATTACCAGAAACTCGGCGGCGGTTCACCACTGACCCGCATAACCGCTGAGCAGGCGCAGGCCCTGGAACAGAGCCTGGCTGATGATGGAGATTTTATCGTACGTTCCTGCATGCGTTATTGGCATCCTTTTGCCGATGCTGCCTTGCAGGAAATGGTCAATGTCGGAGTAAGCCAGTTGATTGCACTTCCTCTCTATCCCCATTATTGCCGGGCAACTACGGAGTCCTCTTTTTCCGACCTTCGACGACATAAGGAAAAGCTTAGTTTGGAAGTGCCCCTGCGGGAGATTTCCTCCTGGTCTGATGAGCCGGAGTATATCGATGCCCTGGCTTCCCGTGTTCGGGATGGCTTGGCACTCTTTTCTTCCAAGGAGCAGGAGGCTGTGCAATTGGTCTATAGTGCCCATAGTTTGCCGAAAAAATTTATCGATCAGGGAGATCCCTATGTGGAAGAGTTGCAACGGACTATTGCTGCCCTTGAAGAGCAGATCGGCAGGCAGGGGCGGCTCTGCTTTCAAAGTCGGAGCGGTCCTGTGGAATGGCTGGAACCCAGTACGCCGGATATGTTAAAGCAGCTCGCTGAAGAAGGGCAGAAAAACATTTTGATGATACCCATAGCCTTTGTTTCCGATCATATCGAGACTCTATATGAAATCGATATGTTGTACAAGGAGCAGGCAGCAGGATTGGGCATGCGGCTTGAGTCGACCCGAGGCTTGAACGATGATCCGAAATTTATCCAGGCCTTGCGGACCTTGGTGTTGCGGGCACGAGAGGCTGAATAA
- a CDS encoding YceK/YidQ family lipoprotein → MINKGKVTLVMLGMLISQALSGCGTIISQHDSIRSVEAKENPDIYFRDDPCCIPTPNIYSGVVTDFQTLTFPFTCPCTGESGLAAMVFWPISGTLSIIDMPMSFAADTAILPYTIYRQVEYGNITERCSICK, encoded by the coding sequence ATGATAAACAAGGGAAAAGTGACGTTAGTGATGCTGGGAATGCTGATCAGCCAAGCGCTGTCAGGTTGCGGAACCATAATCTCACAGCACGACTCAATCAGATCTGTAGAGGCTAAGGAAAACCCTGATATCTACTTTCGAGATGATCCTTGTTGTATTCCAACTCCGAATATTTATAGCGGTGTAGTGACAGATTTTCAAACGCTTACCTTTCCTTTTACCTGTCCCTGTACAGGGGAATCGGGATTAGCGGCAATGGTCTTCTGGCCTATAAGTGGCACTCTTTCGATCATTGATATGCCCATGTCCTTTGCAGCAGATACCGCCATCCTGCCATATACCATTTATCGGCAGGTTGAGTACGGTAATATTACGGAGAGGTGTTCAATATGTAAATGA
- a CDS encoding nucleotidyltransferase domain-containing protein codes for MPSNRAIPPEISQEISRRLAGAEHEHKVRILYCCESGSRAWGFASADSDYDVRFIYVHEEDWYLSFDIERRRDVIEYPIIDEIDCSGWDLRKALYLFTRTNGALLEWLNSPVRYIERGNFAKKLRDLAPRVINNMALCYHYSHMARRNAREYLFRDKVKLKKYFYVLRPLLAIRYIEEGRGIPPVEFERLVEAVAPLEIRPGITTLLETKRVTTELGLGDPIPAINAFIAAETERHGTAFHGQGRPDINERAEVTEELNAIFRETIREA; via the coding sequence ATGCCTTCCAATCGAGCAATTCCCCCTGAGATTTCTCAGGAAATCTCACGACGTCTCGCCGGTGCCGAGCACGAGCACAAGGTGCGCATTCTCTATTGCTGCGAATCCGGCAGCCGGGCTTGGGGCTTTGCCTCGGCGGATTCAGACTATGATGTCCGCTTCATTTACGTCCACGAGGAAGACTGGTATCTCTCCTTTGACATCGAGCGACGACGGGACGTGATTGAGTATCCAATCATTGATGAAATTGACTGCTCCGGCTGGGATCTGCGCAAGGCCCTCTACCTGTTCACCCGCACAAACGGGGCCTTATTGGAATGGCTCAACAGCCCGGTCCGCTATATTGAGCGTGGAAACTTCGCAAAAAAACTCCGTGATCTGGCCCCACGGGTAATCAACAACATGGCCCTCTGCTACCATTACAGCCATATGGCCCGGAGAAATGCCCGTGAGTATCTCTTTCGAGACAAGGTCAAGCTCAAGAAGTACTTTTACGTGTTGCGTCCGCTGCTTGCCATACGCTACATTGAGGAGGGCAGGGGAATTCCCCCGGTGGAATTCGAGCGGCTTGTTGAGGCTGTTGCCCCGCTGGAAATTCGCCCTGGTATCACCACGCTTCTGGAAACAAAACGAGTTACCACGGAACTTGGCCTTGGCGATCCGATTCCTGCAATCAATGCTTTTATCGCTGCGGAAACGGAACGACACGGCACCGCCTTTCATGGGCAAGGACGCCCTGACATTAATGAACGTGCTGAGGTCACTGAAGAGTTGAACGCCATTTTTCGTGAGACAATCAGGGAAGCCTAG
- a CDS encoding response regulator transcription factor, translating to MKPYRIIIADDHSLIRKGIKILIAQDPGLEVIAEAADGQELLEILKEKRPDMVILDISMPELSGMEALGEIHGLYPDIRVLMLTMHSNVQYCYHAIVAGAHGYLLKDDSDTELLPAIRRIRQGKDYMSPQLASDIPEGIRNTTEVHLTPREKQVLKLLVEGLTTKQIAEKLCISPRTVDQHRSNLLKKFGKKKTVDLVNDVIKNRPLYVEHIS from the coding sequence ATGAAACCGTATCGTATCATTATTGCAGACGATCATAGCTTGATCAGGAAAGGGATAAAGATTTTGATAGCCCAAGACCCTGGACTGGAAGTGATTGCAGAGGCAGCAGACGGTCAGGAGCTTCTAGAAATCCTGAAGGAAAAACGTCCAGACATGGTGATTCTTGATATTTCCATGCCAGAGCTCAGCGGGATGGAGGCGTTGGGGGAGATTCATGGGCTCTATCCTGATATCAGGGTCCTCATGCTGACCATGCACTCTAATGTCCAGTACTGTTATCATGCCATCGTTGCTGGGGCGCATGGGTATTTGCTGAAAGATGATTCGGATACCGAGTTATTACCCGCCATCCGCAGGATACGGCAAGGAAAGGATTATATGAGTCCGCAGTTGGCATCAGATATTCCTGAAGGGATACGCAATACGACCGAAGTACACTTGACTCCCAGAGAGAAGCAAGTACTAAAACTGCTCGTTGAGGGCTTGACCACGAAACAGATCGCGGAGAAGCTTTGTATCAGCCCAAGGACCGTTGACCAACATCGTTCAAACCTTCTCAAGAAGTTTGGCAAGAAAAAAACCGTTGATTTAGTTAATGATGTTATAAAAAATCGGCCCCTGTATGTTGAGCATATTTCTTAA